From a single Pempheris klunzingeri isolate RE-2024b chromosome 2, fPemKlu1.hap1, whole genome shotgun sequence genomic region:
- the mrps16 gene encoding small ribosomal subunit protein bS16m has protein sequence MVHLSSHLLKKYHGGFVVIRLALAGHKQANRPFYRIVAAHNKRARDSKYIEQLGSYDPLTNIYNEKLISFNFDRIKYWIGCGAHPTKPVAKLLGLAGFFPLHPMTLTEAERRRAQSELTKTTTGTEDGVVEGQKEVEV, from the exons ATGGTTCATTTAT CGTCACACCTGCTTAAGAAGTACCACGGAGGTTTTGTTGTCATCCGCTTGGCTCTTGCTGGCcacaaacaagctaacagaCCCTTTTATCGCATTGTGGCAGCTCACAATAAAAGGGCAAGAGATAGTAAATATATAGAACAGCTGGGTTCCTACGACCCCCTCACGAACATCTACAATGAGAAACTCATAAGCTTCAACTTCGACCGAATCAAGTACTGGATCGGCTGTGGTGCACACCCTACGAAGCCAGTGGCCAAACTTCTAG GGTTGGCAGGATTTTTCCCTCTCCATCCCATGACCTTGACAGAGGCAGAGCGCAGAAGGGCCCAGTCTgagctgacaaaaacaacaacaggaacaGAGGATGGTGTAGTGGAGGGACAAAAGGAGGTTGAAGTGTGA